A genome region from Gloeocapsopsis sp. IPPAS B-1203 includes the following:
- the glmM gene encoding phosphoglucosamine mutase, whose translation MVSSPIGIQSVTDTASTRLASLQTAANYQSSAIALPNSPLFGTDGIRGKVGDLLTASLALQVGFWAGVVLRQNSQNLGPVIVGQDSRNSSDMLAMAVASGLASSGLEVWHLGLCPTPCVAYLTSITNAVGGVMISASHNPPADNGIKFFGRDGAKLPQSWQTEIEAGVRSQTDLYIGQNAWGRSYLRSDLVQNYTESLKKPLLQNRDFAGMRIVLDLAWGAAVNLAPAVFQDLGAEVICLHDRADGDRINVECGSTCLTSLQAAVQKHRATLGFAFDGDADRVLAVDDKGRPVDGDYILYLWGKALQTRQQLPENLIISTVMANLGFERAWEKIGGRMIRTPVGDQYVQAEMVRTGGMLGGEQSGHILCRHYGITGDGLLTALHIAALVQYAGVPLSEMVSQSFATYPQLLRNVRVEDRDRRMSWNQCTAIQQAIARAEAAMGNQGRILVRASGTEPVIRVMVEAASTDLTQYWTENLVLAVQQYVNN comes from the coding sequence ACTATCAATCATCAGCGATCGCTCTCCCAAATTCTCCTTTATTTGGCACAGATGGTATCCGTGGAAAAGTTGGAGATTTACTCACTGCATCCTTAGCGTTGCAAGTGGGGTTTTGGGCTGGAGTTGTGCTGCGTCAAAATTCTCAGAACTTAGGACCAGTCATTGTCGGGCAGGATTCGCGTAACTCAAGCGATATGCTAGCGATGGCAGTTGCCTCTGGCTTAGCTTCTTCTGGGCTAGAAGTGTGGCATTTGGGTTTGTGTCCCACGCCTTGTGTTGCCTACTTGACGAGTATCACCAATGCTGTGGGTGGAGTCATGATTTCTGCTAGCCACAATCCCCCAGCAGACAACGGCATTAAGTTTTTTGGTAGAGATGGCGCAAAATTACCTCAATCTTGGCAAACCGAAATCGAAGCAGGAGTACGCAGCCAGACCGACCTTTATATCGGTCAAAATGCTTGGGGACGTTCTTATCTGCGTTCAGACTTAGTACAAAATTACACAGAATCACTCAAAAAACCTTTGCTACAAAATCGCGACTTTGCTGGAATGCGTATTGTACTGGATCTAGCATGGGGCGCTGCAGTAAACCTTGCACCTGCCGTATTTCAAGATTTAGGTGCTGAAGTCATTTGTTTACACGATCGCGCTGATGGCGATCGCATCAATGTCGAGTGTGGTTCTACTTGCTTAACATCTTTACAAGCCGCTGTACAAAAACATCGTGCTACGCTGGGTTTTGCATTTGATGGTGATGCAGATCGAGTTCTTGCTGTAGATGACAAAGGTAGACCTGTTGATGGAGATTACATTCTTTATCTGTGGGGTAAAGCTTTACAAACAAGGCAACAACTCCCAGAGAACTTGATCATTTCCACAGTGATGGCAAATCTTGGCTTTGAGCGTGCTTGGGAAAAGATTGGTGGTAGAATGATTCGTACTCCAGTGGGCGATCAGTATGTGCAAGCAGAAATGGTAAGGACTGGAGGAATGTTAGGTGGTGAGCAGTCAGGACACATTCTCTGTCGTCACTACGGTATTACAGGTGATGGATTGTTAACAGCTTTGCATATTGCGGCTTTAGTTCAGTATGCAGGAGTACCGCTGTCAGAAATGGTCAGTCAAAGCTTTGCGACTTATCCTCAGTTGTTACGCAATGTTCGTGTAGAAGACCGCGATCGCCGCATGAGTTGGAATCAGTGTACAGCGATACAGCAAGCGATCGCACGAGCCGAAGCTGCAATGGGCAACCAAGGACGAATTCTTGTCCGTGCCTCTGGTACTGAACCAGTGATTCGCGTCATGGTCGAAGCAGCTAGTACCGATTTAACTCAATATTGGACAGAAAACCTAGTACTTGCAGTTCAACAATACGTCAATAACTAA
- a CDS encoding peroxiredoxin: MALRLGDTVPNFKQASTAGEIDFYEWAGNSWVILFSHPKDFTPVCTTELGEVARLKPEFDKRNVKALALSVDDVDSHKGWVGDIEETQSVGLNYPILADPDKKVSDLYDMIHPNANDTLTVRSVFIIDPNKKLRLNFTYPASTGRNFDEILRVIDSLQLTDNYSVATPANWKDGDDCVIVPSIKDPEEIKQKFPKGHTELKPYLRMTPQPNK, from the coding sequence ATGGCTCTTCGACTAGGTGACACAGTACCAAACTTTAAGCAGGCTTCTACCGCAGGAGAAATCGATTTTTACGAGTGGGCAGGCAATAGCTGGGTAATTTTATTTTCTCACCCTAAAGACTTTACCCCAGTTTGCACCACAGAACTTGGTGAAGTTGCTCGTCTCAAACCAGAGTTTGACAAACGCAATGTCAAAGCACTAGCCCTTAGTGTTGATGATGTAGATTCTCACAAAGGTTGGGTTGGAGATATTGAAGAAACTCAAAGCGTTGGTCTGAATTATCCCATCTTGGCAGATCCCGACAAAAAGGTTTCTGACCTGTATGATATGATTCACCCCAATGCAAACGATACTCTGACAGTACGCTCAGTGTTCATCATTGATCCAAACAAAAAACTGCGTCTCAACTTTACTTACCCTGCCAGTACTGGACGCAATTTTGATGAAATTTTGCGCGTCATAGATTCACTGCAACTTACAGATAACTACAGCGTGGCTACCCCAGCAAACTGGAAAGACGGCGATGACTGTGTTATCGTTCCTTCTATCAAAGATCCAGAAGAAATTAAGCAGAAATTCCCCAAAGGTCATACCGAACTTAAACCTTACTTGCGGATGACTCCCCAACCCAATAAATAA